The following proteins are encoded in a genomic region of Desulfatiglans anilini DSM 4660:
- a CDS encoding DUF6691 family protein, with translation MGPLYKFGWFDYAYALQLAVLIGFLFGFVLERAGFGNARKLTAIFYLRDFSVLKVMFTAIVVCMLGLLYFSVFGWIDLGRVYLLQTNIWPQIVAGLLLGVGFVMGGYCPTTSVVATVSGKLDGLVFLGGMVIGSVIFAEVFPLLAGFYEAGAMGAVTLSDVLGIQSGIVALGACLMAVGAFWLGERLEGRFGDPERLPGGSRRMKLGGAALLVALGLILAVVNPDRFVSSRPEAQPEAESIEATSQPESVPAAGFDAAAPAPRAAEPPAPAPGGFRILHDEGC, from the coding sequence GCTGGCGGTCCTGATCGGCTTCCTCTTCGGGTTCGTGCTGGAGCGGGCGGGCTTCGGCAATGCCCGCAAACTGACGGCGATCTTCTACCTGCGGGATTTCTCAGTCCTGAAGGTCATGTTCACCGCCATCGTCGTCTGCATGCTTGGACTGCTGTACTTCTCGGTCTTTGGATGGATCGATCTCGGCCGCGTCTATCTCCTCCAGACCAATATCTGGCCTCAGATCGTGGCGGGTCTGCTTCTGGGGGTGGGTTTTGTGATGGGCGGGTACTGCCCGACCACGTCCGTGGTGGCGACGGTCTCGGGGAAGCTCGACGGTCTGGTCTTCCTGGGGGGGATGGTCATCGGCTCGGTGATCTTCGCGGAGGTTTTCCCGCTGCTGGCCGGTTTCTATGAAGCCGGGGCCATGGGCGCCGTAACCCTCTCCGACGTGCTCGGCATCCAGTCGGGAATCGTTGCTCTCGGCGCCTGCCTGATGGCCGTCGGCGCCTTCTGGCTCGGGGAGCGCCTCGAGGGCCGCTTCGGCGACCCGGAGCGCCTTCCGGGCGGATCGCGGCGGATGAAGCTGGGGGGAGCGGCCCTCCTGGTGGCGCTGGGCCTGATCCTCGCTGTCGTGAACCCGGACCGTTTCGTCTCGTCCCGTCCGGAGGCCCAGCCCGAGGCGGAAAGCATCGAGGCGACGTCCCAGCCGGAAAGCGTTCCGGCCGCCGGGTTCGACGCGGCTGCCCCGGCTCCGCGGGCGGCCGAACCGCCAGCACCGGCGCCGGGGGGCTTCCGGATCCTCCACGATGAAGGCTGTTAG